From the genome of Thermoflexus hugenholtzii, one region includes:
- the folE gene encoding GTP cyclohydrolase I FolE produces the protein MEPQVWRTWAETRTSAPDSDRLAEAVEALLRALGEDPDREGLRRTPARVAAMLQEVLAGYWMDPAELINGAIFEAEDNDLVLVRDIEFYSMCEHHLLPFYGRVHVAYIPDGRIIGLSKIPRIVELFARRLQVQERMTRQIADFLERVLQPRGVAVIVEAAHLCTMMRGVRKSGARMVTQALTGVFRTDPRLRSELRIHLRHPDRDAAG, from the coding sequence ATGGAGCCGCAGGTGTGGAGGACGTGGGCGGAAACCCGAACGTCAGCGCCGGATTCGGACCGGCTGGCGGAGGCGGTGGAGGCGCTGCTGCGGGCGCTGGGAGAGGATCCGGATCGCGAAGGGCTGCGCCGCACCCCGGCCCGGGTGGCGGCCATGCTCCAGGAGGTGCTGGCCGGCTACTGGATGGACCCGGCCGAGCTGATCAATGGGGCGATCTTCGAGGCCGAGGACAACGACCTGGTCCTGGTGCGGGACATCGAGTTCTACAGCATGTGCGAGCATCACCTGCTGCCGTTCTACGGCCGGGTCCACGTGGCCTATATCCCCGATGGCCGGATCATCGGCCTCTCCAAGATCCCCCGCATCGTGGAGCTGTTCGCCCGCCGCCTGCAGGTTCAGGAGCGCATGACGCGACAGATCGCGGACTTCCTGGAGCGGGTGCTGCAGCCCCGGGGCGTGGCGGTCATCGTGGAGGCCGCCCACCTGTGCACCATGATGCGCGGCGTGCGCAAGTCCGGCGCCCGCATGGTCACCCAGGCCCTCACCGGCGTCTTCCGCACCGACCCCCGGCTCCGCAGCGAGCTCCGCATCCACCTGCGCCACCCGGACCGCGATGCGGCGGGATGA